A window from Mycolicibacterium tokaiense encodes these proteins:
- a CDS encoding sulfite exporter TauE/SafE family protein, with product MKTLVLIGLVGLAAQLVDGSLGMAYGVTTTTLLLAIGTNPAAASATVHLAEIGTTLISGVSHWKFGNVDWQVVRRIALPGAIGAFLGATVLSSLSTEAAAPIMAIILLALGVYILLRFTFQGLPRHNLGKPLRKRFLTPLGFVAGFVDATGGGGWGPVGTPAILASGRIEPRKVIGSIDTSEFVIAIAASLGFLVSLGAQGINIGWVLAILVGGVIAAPIAAWLVRHIPPRLLGASVGGLIVLTNTRSLLRSDLVDVADGVATAIYAVIVVAWVAAFVHSLRQYFKDREHESADYAAKVTAEAKVSDVDDDKAPASA from the coding sequence GTGAAAACCCTCGTCCTCATCGGCCTCGTGGGCCTGGCCGCCCAGCTCGTCGACGGCAGCCTCGGGATGGCCTACGGGGTCACCACCACCACGCTGCTCCTGGCCATCGGCACCAACCCGGCCGCCGCGTCGGCGACGGTGCACCTGGCCGAGATCGGCACCACGCTGATCTCCGGGGTGTCGCACTGGAAGTTCGGCAACGTCGACTGGCAGGTGGTGCGGCGGATCGCCCTGCCCGGTGCCATCGGCGCCTTCCTGGGGGCGACGGTGCTGTCGAGCCTGTCCACCGAGGCGGCCGCGCCGATCATGGCGATCATCCTGTTGGCCCTCGGCGTCTACATCCTGTTGCGGTTCACCTTCCAGGGTCTTCCGCGCCACAACCTCGGTAAGCCGCTGCGCAAACGCTTCCTGACACCGCTGGGCTTCGTGGCCGGGTTCGTCGACGCCACCGGTGGCGGCGGCTGGGGCCCGGTGGGCACGCCCGCCATCCTGGCCAGCGGTCGCATCGAGCCACGCAAGGTCATCGGCTCCATCGACACCAGTGAATTCGTCATCGCCATCGCCGCGAGCCTGGGCTTCCTGGTCAGCCTCGGCGCCCAGGGCATCAACATCGGCTGGGTGCTGGCAATCCTGGTGGGCGGTGTGATCGCCGCACCCATCGCCGCCTGGCTGGTGCGCCACATTCCGCCGCGGCTGCTCGGCGCCTCGGTGGGCGGCCTGATCGTCCTGACCAACACCCGCAGCCTGCTGCGCAGTGATCTCGTCGACGTTGCCGACGGGGTCGCGACGGCGATCTACGCGGTGATCGTCGTGGCCTGGGTGGCCGCCTTCGTGCACTCGCTGCGGCAGTACTTCAAAGATCGCGAGCACGAGTCCGCCGACTACGCGGCCAAGGTCACCGCCGAAGCCAAGGTCTCCGATGTCGACGACGACAAGGCGCCCGCCTCGGCGTGA
- a CDS encoding putative leader peptide yields the protein MSTHLVSRRAVDLLRVASCLCCR from the coding sequence ATGTCCACGCACCTGGTCAGCCGTCGTGCTGTCGACCTGCTGCGTGTGGCCTCGTGTCTGTGTTGTCGCTGA